The Streptococcus suis DNA window ATGTCATGCACACACATGATTGGCACACAGCTACACTTCCTTTCCTATGCCGTACATTCTATAGCTACCGCGAAGAATTCCTTAGCATCAAACATGTCTTTACCATTCATAATTTAGCCTTCCAAGGTATTTTTCATAAGCAGGCACTGTGGTCTGCACTTGGCATGGACTACAGCTACTACTTGGATGGTATTGCACGTTTTCATGATGAATGCATCAGTTTCATGAAATTAGGAATTTTATATGCTGATAAAGTGACTACTGTCTCAGAAACCTACGCGCGTGAAATTCTGACGGAAGAATTTGGTGAAAATATGCAACACGTTTTGGAGTTGCGTAAACATGATCTTGTCGGTATTGTCAATGGTATAGACTATGACAGTTGGGATAGCCAAACAGATCACTATTTAGCAAAAAATTACAGCTTGGAAAATATAGCTGAGAAAAAAGCAAACAAATTGGCATTACAAGCCCAATTTGCACTGCCACAAGATGAGAATGTCATTCTGGTAGGAATTGTATCACGTTTAACCTGGCAGAAAGGCTTCTATCTTTTGACAGAGGTACTCGGACATCTTCTACAAGCTCATGTTCAATTTGTGATATTAGGAAATGGTGAAACTGATATTGAAAATGCCTTTAATCATTTCAAACAGGCATATCCTGATAAATTCGCCTTCTATCGTGGGTACAATGAGCCACTCGCCCATCAAATATACGCAGCAAGTGACCTCTTCTTAATGCCATCTATGTTTGAACCATGCGGTATTAGCCAACTGATTTCTATGCACTATGGAACACTCCCATTGGTTCGTGAAACAGGTGGTCTAGTTGATACCGTCACACCTTATAACATAGAAACAAAAGAAGGTACTGGTTTTAGTTTTGGAGGACGTGATGCCTACAATATGCGTCAAGTCTACGATTTAGCCCTTCAAACTTACTATGACCGGCCAGAAGATTGGTTTAGGATGGTTGACCAAGCGATGAAGCGAGACTTTAGCTGGACTGCTTCGGCTGAAAAATACATCTGGCTCTATCGTGAAATAAGTGGTTAGAATACAAATAAAGATTGATTTGGAGTGAGACCTCCCGTCCACTCCTTTTGCACAATGGAGATTGCTATGAAAGAATTTACTGATTTAGACCTATATTATATGAATTCCGGTGAACATACCACCCTTTATGAAAAAATGGGTGCACACATGGTAAAAGAGAGAAACAAGATACTCGGTACCCATTTTCGTGTCTATGCTCCTAATGCTAGGGAGGTATTTGTGATTGGTGATTTTAATGCGTGGCAAAGAAGTCATCAAATGCAGTGGGAAATTGATGGTGTTTTTCAACTCTATGTTGAAGGATTAAAGTCACTTGAGAATTATAAATATTTGATTGTTACCCATGACGGTCGGGAATTGTATAAGGCTGATCCATACGCATTTTTCAGTCAAGTTCGCCCAGAGACTGCCTCTACCACCTACAACTCACGCTATAAATTCAAAGATCAAGCTTGGATGAATGAGAGAGTGGAATATGACTTCAAAGAACAACCTGTCTCCATCTATGAAGTGCATTTGGGATCTTGGAAACAACGATTCGTCAACAGAAATGAGGGTGGGGCTCCGATAGAGGCCTTCAATAGTTATAAAGATATCACTCCGCTTTTGATTGAACATCTCAAAGAAAATAACTATACGCATGTCGAGTTGCTTCCAATTACTGAGCACCCATTAGACGCTTCATGGGGCTATCAAGTCACAGGTTATTATAGTCCCACCAGTCGGTTTGGTAAGCCAGACGAATTAAAATATTTAGTTGATCAGCTTCATCAAGCTGGGATTGGCGTTATCTTAGACTGGGTTCCATTACATTTTTGTAAAGATGCACATGGTCTATACCAGTTTGATGGTAGTTGGTTGTATGAATACCCTTATGAGCATGATCGAGAAAATCATCAGTGGGGAACTGCCAATTTTGACCTTGGTAAAGGCATGACACAGTCTTTCTTACTTTCAAATTTGAAATATTGGCTAGAATACTTCCATTTTGATGGCATACGCGTTGACGCTCTATCCTATCTCCTTTATTGGCGAGGGGAAACGACTGAAGACAAAATAAACCATGCTGCCATCGATTTTATCAAGCGTGTCAATGCAATGGTTCATACAGACTATAAAGGTGTTCTAATGATTGCAGAAGATTCTTCTAGCTTTCCAAAAGTAACCCATTCCTTAGAAGATGGCGGTATAGGATTCGATATGAAATGGGATTTGGGCTGGATGAACGATACGCTAAAATACATGGGTCGCCCATCTGTCTACCGCAAATACCATTCAAACGAAATAACGTTCGGAATGTATTACAACCAAAACGAGCATTTCCTTCTTCCACTTTCACATGATGAAGTTGTGCATGGGAAACACTCTATCATAGAGAAAATGGATGGAAATTACGAAGATCAATTTAATTTGGCGCGTGCCTACTATAGCTTCTATTTTGCCCATCCTGGTAAAAAATTACTCTTTATGGGCAATGAATGGGGACATATTCGTGAATGGCATGAATATACTGAAATGGATTGGAATTTACTACAATTTCCAATTCACCAATCCTTCTATCAAATGATGAAAACCTTGTCTACTTTCTATAAAGAAAACGATGCCTTTTGGAAGTATGATTATCAAGCCTACGAAAAAGGGTTTAATTGGGTAAAAATTGATGGTGATAGTAATCTCTTTGCATTTTCACGTATGAGTGATGACCAAGAAATTCTAACGATCCATAATTTTAATGACCAAGAACTCTTCGACGTACATTTGGATCTGCCTGCAGAATCCGAATATAAGCTAGTCTTCTCATCTAGTACCATCCCAATGGAATCATTTAGTATCTATCCAAATGAGAATGGTATTACGATAACATTGCCACGCTTAACTAGTTTCTGTTTCGAGAAAATGAAGTAAAAAAAACTTGTAAGTCTCTACTTTTAGACTTACAAGTTTTTTTGTATTCTATTCAACAGCTGTATAAGTGGCTGCTTTTTCTAAGAAGGTATCAAATTCACCACTTGATTTGACTTCGTTAATAACCTTGTCAATGCTTGTTTTCAAGTCATCACTTCCTTTTGGAAGAGCAATAACTTTTGAATTTTCATCTATAGTTGGGAATTCAATTGAAGCAATGGCTAAATCTGAGTTTTGTGAGACATAACCAGCTGCGACAGGTGAATCCATCAAAACAGCATCAACTTTACCAGCTTTAAGTTCATTTACTGCTTCTCCCATTAATGTCAATGAAACAATTTTAGCCTGACTTATTTCTGATTTAGCATATGTTTCCTGAGTAGAACCTTTTTGGACAGCCAGGTTTTTACCTGATATTGCATCAATTGAAGTTAAGGCACTTGCATCATCTTTTTTGATAAGCAATACATCAGCAATTTGGTAATAGCTTTCTGAGAAGTCAAAAACTTTCGCACGTTCATCTGAGTATGATAGACCAGCAATAGCAATATCAGCTTTCCCATTTTGTACACTAGATAAGACATTATCGAAACTCATTGCTGAAACTTCAAGTTTTACTCCCAATTCATCAGCAATCTTTTGTGCAAGCATAATATCTGCACCAACGACTTCATTCTTGCCATCAACAAGAGCTTGAAACTCAAATGGTGCATAGTCTGGACTAGTAGCAACAACCAACGTACCTTTTTCTTTAATCTTTTCTAATGTGGATTGGCTGGAATCTGAACTAGAGCTTGCTGAACAAGCAGCTAGAGATAGGGTAGCGACAAATGTCGCAGCTAGGGTAAGCATTTTTTTCAATTTCATTAATAAACAGTTCCTTTTCATTCATTTCCAAATCAATCTTTTTTGATTCGATAGTGAATATTCTATCGAATTTTTATTCAATTGTCAACCAATCGATTTGAATATTTATTCTCAAAAACAACTAATTATTACTGATGGATTGCTGGTAGGCCTCCTCAACAAATTGATCCATTTTACCAGAGTCAACTAACTCAGTAATGACTTTGTCAATTTTTTCCTTTAATTCGGTACTACCCTTTGGCATTGCAACCGCGTAAGAATCAGAAATTGAAGATTCAATATCCATATCAACTATTTGTAAGTCACTATTGACCCCCACGTAGGCTTTGGCAATTGGCTCTTCAAAGATGACACCATCAAGCTGACCAGCCTTTAATTGTTGAATCAAATCGCCATTTTTATCTAAACTAATTATTGTGGCCCCAGTGAATTCTTCTTTTCCGACACTTTCTTGAATGGTACCCTTTTGCGTTCCAATTGATGTACCAACGAAATCCTCGATGCTTGTTAAGCGAGTTGCGTCAGATTTCTTTATAATCATTTTGTTTACCGATTGATAATAAGCCTCAGAGAAATCATAGATTATTGCACGCTCTTCGGTTGCAGAAATACCCGAAATGGCAATATCAGACTTACCGCTCTGTACACTCGCTAATACATTTGAAAAACTCATGCTAGAGAATTCAACCTCAACTCCTAACTCCTCCCCGATTGCTTTCGCTAGCTCAATATCCGCACCAACAATTGTATCTTTTCCATCTACAATGGTTTTGTATTCAAACGGAGGAAATTCTGGATTTAAAGCAACAACAATTTTTCCTTTGTCTTCAATTTTTTGCAAAGTATTTGAAGTTGAGCTTGAGTTACAAGCAACAAGGATAGTAGAGGCAAAACAAATAGTCGCAAACCTATAAATTGACTTAAATTTCATAATAATCTCCTGTATAAAAAATCATAATATTGAACATACCAACAGTTTATTTTGTATGTTTATGCTATTCTAAATCATATTTATACATTTGTCAACAGTTTTTTGTATTTTTATTCGTTTTTATTAAAAATTTTAATGTGTAAATGAATGTAATGTTATAACAAGCTTTCTAATTCAGTAATATCTTCTTCAGTTGTAGACCAGCTTGTTGCTAAGCGAATTACCGTACTATACTCATCATATTTTTCCCAAAAACTATAAACGATTCCTAATTCGTCAAAATGGTTTAGGACTTTATTCGAAACAATGATAAACTGTTGATTAGTAGGTGATTGCAGATAAAATTGATATCCTTTTTCAGTCAAGATTCTTTTTAAACGCTCTGCCATTTCAATCGCATGACGACCAATCTCCACATATAGATTTTCTGTAAAAAATCGATCGAATTGAACACCGACTACACGACCTTTTGCAAGTAATGCTCCATGTTGTTTTACAATTGTCGAAAAGTGCTTTGGCTGATTATTTTTAGTGAAGACAACTGCTTCACCAAGTAAGGCTCCCATTTTAGTTCCACCGATGTAGAAGACATCTGTTAAGGTAGCGATCGCTTTCAAATCGAGATCTGTGTCCCTTGCAGCAAGACCATATCCCAAACGAGCTCCATCTAAATACAAAGGAATTTGAAAGTGACTACAAACGCTAGCAAGGTCACTCAATTCTTGTTTTGTATACAAGGTGCCATATTCTGTAGGATGTGAGATATAGACCATACCAGGAAATACCATATGTTCGTGATTGGCATCAGCATAAAAGTCAGTTAGGTATTGTTCAACGTTTGACGCTACTAGCTTACCTTGTGAATGCGGTAAGGCCATAACTTTATGTCCTGAAAATTCAATAGCACCTGCCTCATGAGTTGTCACATGCCCTGTTTCTGCAGCAATTACTCCCTCATATGATGCAAGCATTGAATTTATGACCAATTGGTTTGTTTGTGTCCCCCCAGCTAAGAAAGTAACTTGTGCAATTGGACAATCTGTTGCTTCACGGATTTTCTCTACAGCACGGACAGTATAAAGATCAGTCCCATATCCAGACAACCCTTCATTGTTTGTTTCAATGATAGCTTCTAGAAGCGCAGGATGAAGCCCTTTATTATAATCATTTTCAAAATGTAACATAGATACCTCCAGTAAAAAATAAACTCCCCCTATAATTTTGGACAGTTGATACGCTAAAAACCCTTGTAAATCAAGGGTTTTTAAATATATTTAGTCCACCCTGAGGGAATCGAACCCCCATCTCAAGAACCGGAATCTTACGTGATATCCATTACACTAAGGGTGGAAAGGAAAAACTTGCCGAGGCAAGTTTTTAAGTGAATTACAATTCAATGTCACCGAAAAGGTCAGCCATTGAGAAACCTGTTTGAGTTTCTGGTAATTCGTAATCACGTTTTTCTTCACGTTTTTGGCGACGTGGACGTGAAGCACGTTTTTCAGCTCTTTCTTCGCCTTCAGCTGCTGCTGGACGTTCTTCCAAAGCCTTGATAGAAAGTGACACACGTTCATCTGCTGCGTTCACTTCAAGAACTTTAACAGTTACGTCTTGACCTACTGTCAAAGCATCTTTAGGATTTTCAACACGTTTGTGTGAAATTTGTGAGATGTGAACCAAACCGTCGATACCAGGCAATACTTCGACGAATGCACCAAAATCAGTCAAACGTTTTACTTTACCTTCGATTACATCGCCAGCTGCCAATTTTTGCTCAACGCCATCCCATGGGCCAGGCTGTGTAGCTTTCAATGACAATGATACGCGGCCTTCAACTTCGTCGATAGCAAGAACTTTAACTTCTACTTCTTCACCAACAGTAACAGCTGATTTAGGAGATACGTTACGCTCATGTGACAACTCAGTCAAGTGAACCAAACCATCAACACCGCCTAAGTCGATGAAAGCACCAAAGCTTGTAATGCGAGCAACTTTACCAGTTACAACATCACCAACAGCCAATTTACCGAATACTTCAGCACGTGCTGAAGCAGCTGCTTCTTCAACTACATCACGACGTGACAAGATGAAACGATTCTCTGCTGGATCAACTTCTTTGATTTTAGCGTCAAATTCTTGACCTACAAAACGCTCAGTGTTACGAGTGAAACGGCTATCAATCATTGAAGCAGGAATGAAACCACGCAAGCCTTCAAATTCAACTGCCAATCCACCTTTAACTGCACGAGTAACTTTGACAGTTACAACTTCACCTTCACGACCAACAAGCTTGTCCCATGCTTTACGAGCTTCCAAACGTTTTTTAGATACAAGATATGTAACAGTGTCTGTATCTTTACCAACAACTTGGCGAAGTACAAGCAATTCAAGTGTTTCACCAACTTTAACAAGGTCGTTGATGTCAGCATTACGATCGTTTGTCAACTCACGAAGCGTTAACACACCCTCTACACCAGTACCTGCAATTGCAACATTAGCTTGTCCAGCGTCAACTGTCAATACTTCAGCTGTTACCACATCACCTGGTGTAACTTCGCTTACACTGTTCAACAAATCTTCAAATTCGTTCATTATTAATAAACCTCCGACAATCGGGTTTCTACACCCAACATAAAATATATTTTATTAAGGCACACGCAAGGACAACTTATGGACATCTTTGACGAATTAGGACATGCCTAATACCTTTACTGGGGTAGCTGGATTCGAACCAACGCATGAGGGAGTCAAAGTCCCTTGCCTTACCGCTTGGCGATACCCCAAAAAGAGATACAATTCATTTATTTACTAGTCACAAGAAATTGAACTCGAGATTAATTTCTTAGGAAAATAGATAGCCTTCCTTGAGTGTTAACACTCAGCGTCAGTCTCCTAATTTTCTACAGAAATTTCTGGTAAACCAGAACATCTCTCGTATCTTAAATGAACTCAGCCTAAACGCTGGGTGAAATAGACCGATTTCACTGGGCGTTTTAACGGCTTCGTATCTTAGTTGAACACGGACTAAAATCCTGGTGAAAAAGATAAACTTCCTTGTGTGTTTAGCACACTGCGTCAGTTTCCTATTTTCATACGGATTTCTTAACGTCCTTTGTATCCTGTTCAATGGAGAGAGAGGGATTCGAACCCCCGAACCCGAAGGAGCGGATTTACAGTCCGCCGCGTTTAGCCTCTTCGCTATCTCTCCGTGCACTAACAGACATTATTCTACCATAAAATAGTACCAATTACAATACTTTTAGTTGCTTAAATTATAATTTTCAATAATATTTCCGACTGATTTTTCCAATGTTTTATAAAAGCCTTCGGCATTTCCATTTTTTACAATAGTAAAATTATTTTCAGCTAATTCTGCGATCTCACCAATAACTTTTTTTCCAATGACGAGACGGTAACCATCATATTTTTCATTATTGACAACAACAGTTGCATCTTCAATCTGGATTTCAATTTTTTTGTCTTTTTTACTCATTTTTATAACCTCACTGTTTCTATTCTACAAAAAATGAGAAAAGCTTGCAAGTGCAAGCCTTCCGAAATTATTCAATCTCTACAATCCAGCCTACTGGTGCTTCAATATCACCAAATTGGATACCTGTTAATTCATCATAAAGTTTGCGGGTCACAGGACCAACCTCTGTTTCGCTATGGAACACATGGAATGTATCACCAATTTGAATACCACCGATTGGTGAAATCACTGCAGCTGTTCCACAGGCTCCTGCTTCGACAAAATCATCTAGTTCATCCACAAAGACTTCTCTTTCAATTGCTTTTAATCCCAATCGTTTTTCTGCTAAGTAAAGAAGAGAATACTTGGTAATTGAAGGTAAGATAGATGGTGAAACTGGCGTAACAAATTCATTATCAGCTGTTATACCAAAGAAGTTGGCTGACCCAACTTCTTCAATTTTCGTGTGAGTAGCTGGATCAAGATAAATCACGTCCGAAAAACCTTTATTTTTAGCATGTTTACCTGGTAATAATGATGCTGCGTAGTTACCACCAACTTTAGCTGCACCAGTACCGTTTGGAGCAGCACGGTCATATTCATCTTGAACAAGGAAATTGGTTGGAGCTAATCCACCTTTAAAGTAGTTACCAACTGGCATAGCAAAGACTGTAAAAATATATTCCTCCGCAGGTTTTACACCAATAATATCACCGACACCTATCAAGAGTGGACGCAGATAAAGGGTGCCACCAGTTCCATATGGTGGAACATAATCAGCATTAGCTTTTACGACCTGCTTACAAGCCTCAATAAATAAATCTGTTGGAACTTGAGGCATCAATAGACGGTCTGCAGTCCTTTGTAAGCGTTTAGCGTTTTGATCTGGACGGAAAAGTTGCATTTTTCCATCTTTTGTACGATATGCTTTAAGACCCTCAAAAGCCTGTTGGCCATAGTGAAGTGCAGGTGAACTCTCAGAAATATGTAATTCTGCATCTTCAGTAAGAGCACCACTGCTCCATTGTCCATTTTTATAATAAGCAATAAAGCGATAAGGTAATTTCATATAAGAAAAACCAAGATTTTCCCAATCAATAGTTACTGGCATAAGTTTACTCCATATATATTTTTTACTATTTTACTACTTTTGAAAATGATTTTCAATTAAAAATTCAGAAAATTTTGTATGTTTGATTTTTCTTAGCGCTAAACTCTTATTTTTTTGAACTTACTCCACATCCTCAAGTGATAGAGCAACGACTCTATCCATTGATGTCACTGTTGGATTTATTCGATATTTAAAAGCTGAAGATTCAAAGAGTAAATACAGTAAA harbors:
- a CDS encoding low specificity L-threonine aldolase, with the protein product MLHFENDYNKGLHPALLEAIIETNNEGLSGYGTDLYTVRAVEKIREATDCPIAQVTFLAGGTQTNQLVINSMLASYEGVIAAETGHVTTHEAGAIEFSGHKVMALPHSQGKLVASNVEQYLTDFYADANHEHMVFPGMVYISHPTEYGTLYTKQELSDLASVCSHFQIPLYLDGARLGYGLAARDTDLDLKAIATLTDVFYIGGTKMGALLGEAVVFTKNNQPKHFSTIVKQHGALLAKGRVVGVQFDRFFTENLYVEIGRHAIEMAERLKRILTEKGYQFYLQSPTNQQFIIVSNKVLNHFDELGIVYSFWEKYDEYSTVIRLATSWSTTEEDITELESLL
- the glgA gene encoding glycogen synthase GlgA, with the translated sequence MTKKSVLFVASEGLPFIKTGGLADVIGSLPKELVKQGLDVRVVLPLYKKIAIHNHSDFDFVSSFDVRAGDIQSMANVYRQIVDGVTFYFIEHRDFFERDELYGYDDDAMRFGYFQHATCRLLEALNYFPDVMHTHDWHTATLPFLCRTFYSYREEFLSIKHVFTIHNLAFQGIFHKQALWSALGMDYSYYLDGIARFHDECISFMKLGILYADKVTTVSETYAREILTEEFGENMQHVLELRKHDLVGIVNGIDYDSWDSQTDHYLAKNYSLENIAEKKANKLALQAQFALPQDENVILVGIVSRLTWQKGFYLLTEVLGHLLQAHVQFVILGNGETDIENAFNHFKQAYPDKFAFYRGYNEPLAHQIYAASDLFLMPSMFEPCGISQLISMHYGTLPLVRETGGLVDTVTPYNIETKEGTGFSFGGRDAYNMRQVYDLALQTYYDRPEDWFRMVDQAMKRDFSWTASAEKYIWLYREISG
- a CDS encoding DUF2969 domain-containing protein, producing MSKKDKKIEIQIEDATVVVNNEKYDGYRLVIGKKVIGEIAELAENNFTIVKNGNAEGFYKTLEKSVGNIIENYNLSN
- a CDS encoding 30S ribosomal protein S1, whose product is MNEFEDLLNSVSEVTPGDVVTAEVLTVDAGQANVAIAGTGVEGVLTLRELTNDRNADINDLVKVGETLELLVLRQVVGKDTDTVTYLVSKKRLEARKAWDKLVGREGEVVTVKVTRAVKGGLAVEFEGLRGFIPASMIDSRFTRNTERFVGQEFDAKIKEVDPAENRFILSRRDVVEEAAASARAEVFGKLAVGDVVTGKVARITSFGAFIDLGGVDGLVHLTELSHERNVSPKSAVTVGEEVEVKVLAIDEVEGRVSLSLKATQPGPWDGVEQKLAAGDVIEGKVKRLTDFGAFVEVLPGIDGLVHISQISHKRVENPKDALTVGQDVTVKVLEVNAADERVSLSIKALEERPAAAEGEERAEKRASRPRRQKREEKRDYELPETQTGFSMADLFGDIEL
- the glgB gene encoding 1,4-alpha-glucan branching protein GlgB, whose protein sequence is MKEFTDLDLYYMNSGEHTTLYEKMGAHMVKERNKILGTHFRVYAPNAREVFVIGDFNAWQRSHQMQWEIDGVFQLYVEGLKSLENYKYLIVTHDGRELYKADPYAFFSQVRPETASTTYNSRYKFKDQAWMNERVEYDFKEQPVSIYEVHLGSWKQRFVNRNEGGAPIEAFNSYKDITPLLIEHLKENNYTHVELLPITEHPLDASWGYQVTGYYSPTSRFGKPDELKYLVDQLHQAGIGVILDWVPLHFCKDAHGLYQFDGSWLYEYPYEHDRENHQWGTANFDLGKGMTQSFLLSNLKYWLEYFHFDGIRVDALSYLLYWRGETTEDKINHAAIDFIKRVNAMVHTDYKGVLMIAEDSSSFPKVTHSLEDGGIGFDMKWDLGWMNDTLKYMGRPSVYRKYHSNEITFGMYYNQNEHFLLPLSHDEVVHGKHSIIEKMDGNYEDQFNLARAYYSFYFAHPGKKLLFMGNEWGHIREWHEYTEMDWNLLQFPIHQSFYQMMKTLSTFYKENDAFWKYDYQAYEKGFNWVKIDGDSNLFAFSRMSDDQEILTIHNFNDQELFDVHLDLPAESEYKLVFSSSTIPMESFSIYPNENGITITLPRLTSFCFEKMK
- a CDS encoding amino acid ABC transporter substrate-binding protein, whose amino-acid sequence is MKKMLTLAATFVATLSLAACSASSSSDSSQSTLEKIKEKGTLVVATSPDYAPFEFQALVDGKNEVVGADIMLAQKIADELGVKLEVSAMSFDNVLSSVQNGKADIAIAGLSYSDERAKVFDFSESYYQIADVLLIKKDDASALTSIDAISGKNLAVQKGSTQETYAKSEISQAKIVSLTLMGEAVNELKAGKVDAVLMDSPVAAGYVSQNSDLAIASIEFPTIDENSKVIALPKGSDDLKTSIDKVINEVKSSGEFDTFLEKAATYTAVE
- a CDS encoding branched-chain amino acid aminotransferase, producing MPVTIDWENLGFSYMKLPYRFIAYYKNGQWSSGALTEDAELHISESSPALHYGQQAFEGLKAYRTKDGKMQLFRPDQNAKRLQRTADRLLMPQVPTDLFIEACKQVVKANADYVPPYGTGGTLYLRPLLIGVGDIIGVKPAEEYIFTVFAMPVGNYFKGGLAPTNFLVQDEYDRAAPNGTGAAKVGGNYAASLLPGKHAKNKGFSDVIYLDPATHTKIEEVGSANFFGITADNEFVTPVSPSILPSITKYSLLYLAEKRLGLKAIEREVFVDELDDFVEAGACGTAAVISPIGGIQIGDTFHVFHSETEVGPVTRKLYDELTGIQFGDIEAPVGWIVEIE
- a CDS encoding amino acid ABC transporter ATP-binding protein, producing MKFKSIYRFATICFASTILVACNSSSTSNTLQKIEDKGKIVVALNPEFPPFEYKTIVDGKDTIVGADIELAKAIGEELGVEVEFSSMSFSNVLASVQSGKSDIAISGISATEERAIIYDFSEAYYQSVNKMIIKKSDATRLTSIEDFVGTSIGTQKGTIQESVGKEEFTGATIISLDKNGDLIQQLKAGQLDGVIFEEPIAKAYVGVNSDLQIVDMDIESSISDSYAVAMPKGSTELKEKIDKVITELVDSGKMDQFVEEAYQQSISNN